The following are encoded together in the Triticum dicoccoides isolate Atlit2015 ecotype Zavitan chromosome 6B, WEW_v2.0, whole genome shotgun sequence genome:
- the LOC119320495 gene encoding photosynthetic NDH subunit of lumenal location 3, chloroplastic-like gives MDEGMELKGCVCRIKSCAGQLLSMEEDLVTDLDDDSWDLVWRDLRLKATFLYIDLSRVISRSENDERRKALTLLANKFFYCTDELGDAVTSRSVPVVKMCYNDTAQALRELLAALAPPQ, from the exons ATGGATGAAGGGATGGAGCTTAAGGGGTGCGTTTGCCGGATCAAGAGCTGCGCCGGCCAACTTCTGTCGATGGAGGAGGATCTGGTGACTGATCTGGACGATGACTCATGGGACTTGGTCTGGAGGGACCTCCGGCTGAAAGCGACCTTCTTGTACATTGATCTGAGCCGTGTGATCTCCCGAAGTGAGAACGATGAGCGCAGGAAGGCGCTCACCCTTCTCGCCAACAAATTCTTCTACTGCACGGATGAG CTGGGTGATGCGGTGACGAGCCGAAGCGTCCCCGTCGTGAAGATGTGCTACAACGACACTGCTCAGGCTCTCCGTGAGTTGCTCGCGGCCCTTGCGCCGCCGCAGTAG